The following coding sequences are from one Nicotiana tabacum cultivar K326 chromosome 1, ASM71507v2, whole genome shotgun sequence window:
- the LOC142164560 gene encoding uncharacterized protein LOC142164560, with translation MARTMLLEHSLPNHFWAEGVSTIYHILNHCLIRPILKKTLYELWKESVHVIFDENNPLVEKGITACDEDQAQETQETSKSQESTNISAAIESSGEDSSNVPNQPIESTTNVVRPNEWRSEPDYPQKFIIGDPNEGMKMRGALKKKANIALISQIEQKKIEEALKDSSWVQAMQEELDQFSKNQVWNLIPKPENVSVIETKWVFRNKLNEDGKVVRNKARLVAQGY, from the exons ATGGCAAGAACTATGTTACTAGAACATTCTCTGCCAAACCACTTCTGGGCAGAAGGTGTAAGTACAATATATCACATTCTCAATCATTGCCTCATAAGGCCTATTCTGAAGAAGACTCTATATGAATTATGGAAAG AATCTGTACATGTTATATTCGATGAAAATAATCCCTTGGTCGAGAAAGGAATTACTGCATGTGATGAAGATCAAGCTCAAGAAACTCAGGAGACCAGCAAATCTCAAGAGTCAACTAATATATCTGCTGCGATAGAGTCATCTGGTGAAGATAGCAGCAATGTACCAAATCAACCAATCGAGTCAACTACAAATGTAGTTCGCCCAAATGAATGGAGAAGCGAGCCTGACTATCCTCAGAAATTCATTATAGGGGATCCAAATGAAGGAATGAAAATGAGGGGAGCTCTCAAAAAGAAAGCAAATATTGCATTAATCTCTCAGATTGAGCAAAAAAAGATAGAGGAAGCACTGAAAGATTCAAGCTGGGTGCAAGCTATGCAGGAAGAGTTAGATCAGTTCAGTAAGAATCAAGTATGGAATCTGATACCCAAACCTGAAAATGTGTCTGTAATCGAAACAAAGTGGGTTTTTAGAAATAAGTTGAACGAGGATGGAAAGGTTGTAAGAAATAAAGCCAGACTAGTTGCTCAGGGCTACTGA